The following coding sequences lie in one Silurus meridionalis isolate SWU-2019-XX chromosome 19, ASM1480568v1, whole genome shotgun sequence genomic window:
- the rbm15b gene encoding putative RNA-binding protein 15B, whose translation MKRQAERDSSPNRALAKRIREREREREGSRREDVAAVNPPPPPPLALLLGESRSYQKQQQQQQQQRPRSRSGEREKPRAREERAGLLPRPPSILPKSKVAIADALASSRGASGLEYKTLLISNLGSQLSDEHVEDGLFHEFKKFGDVSVKLSHTPELGRIAYVNFRQPESAREARHAKARIVLYDRPLKIEPMYMRRRSLTPPDVAAYAPLHGPYPYRQRSLSPGASAIRDVRARHYVDALSLRERERVLDYYTALEERTRAFAYPLPEEDLMPEDDQRATRNLFIGNLDHNVSEAELRQGFDKYGIIEEIVIKRPARGQGCGYGFIKFQNLDMAHRAKVAMQGRVFGGNQVKIGYGKANPTTRLWVGGLGPNTSLAALAREFDRFGSIRTIDYMKGDNFAYIHYESLDAAQAACAQMRGFPLGGRRLRVDFAKAEETRAYPQQYAPPIPLPPHFDILAESFRHRSLEREIRARARSPSHPLYAERERERDRAVPERDWSPPKGTERRSNPEAFGRTRARSRSKERWAKGWEERRKRRSRSRSATPAEQHEERGRSRVKAVPPKTPDDSPERNRGRLPDSTSDPHDNTPDSSRHSSDERPTQDARKAADPERNHRKTDTEPDSHSEKPKSEPKKPSTLSEYAQTLSRVWHGSLVLKNSCFPTSMHLLDGGANFFLSLLKDQTDSGKITQLKIAQRLRLDQPKLDEVSRRIRLGGADGYTVLLAVQGPMDRDSPPPDGLQKRFLRNLVTYLRSKQAAGVIGLPLGGPKERETGGMLYAFPPCDFSQQYLQTVLKTLGKVEEEHLVVVVVKDSTQP comes from the coding sequence ATGAAAAGGCAGGCCGAGCGGGACTCCAGTCCGAACCGAGCTCTTGCAAAACGGATACgggagagagaacgagagcgCGAAGGGAGCCGCAGGGAAGATGTTGCAGCGGTCAATCCGCCGCCGCCGCCACCGCTCGCGCTGCTTCTCGGAGAGAGCCGGAGCTACCagaagcagcagcaacaacaacagcagcagcgcCCGCGGAGCCGCAGCGGCGAGCGGGAGAAGCCCCGTGCGCGGGAAGAGCGAGCAGGCCTCCTCCCGCGGCCTCCGTCCATCCTCCCGAAGAGCAAAGTCGCCATCGCGGACGCTCTGGCTAGCAGCAGAGGGGCGAGTGGCCTGGAGTACAAGACGCTGCTTATAAGTAACCTGGGCTCGCAGCTTTCCGACGAGCACGTGGAGGATGGACTGTTTCACGAGTTCAAGAAGTTCGGGGACGTCAGCGTGAAACTCTCGCACACGCCCGAACTGGGCCGGATCGCCTACGTGAATTTCCGGCAGCCGGAGAGCGCGCGGGAGGCGCGCCACGCCAAGGCCAGGATCGTGCTGTACGACCGCCCGCTCAAAATCGAGCCCATGTACATGCGGCGTCGCAGCCTCACGCCTCCCGACGTCGCCGCCTACGCGCCTCTGCACGGCCCGTATCCCTACAGGCAACGCTCTCTGTCCCCTGGGGCCAGCGCGATTCGGGACGTGCGAGCCAGACATTACGTGGATGCTCTGAGTTTGAGGGAACGTGAGCGCGTTTTGGACTATTACACCGCTTTGGAAGAGCGAACCCGTGCCTTCGCGTACCCCCTACCTGAGGAAGATTTAATGCCCGAGGATGACCAGCGCGCCACCAGAAACCTGTTCATTGGCAACCTCGACCACAACGTGTCCGAGGCCGAGCTGCGTCAAGGTTTTGACAAGTACGGCATCATCGAGGAAATTGTCATCAAGAGGCCTGCTCGTGGACAAGGCTGCGGTTACGGGTTCATCAAGTTCCAGAACCTGGACATGGCGCACAGAGCCAAAGTAGCCATGCAGGGACGTGTTTTTGGTGGAAACCAGGTAAAGATCGGCTATGGCAAGGCGAACCCTACTACACGCCTCTGGGTGGGCGGTTTAGGCCCTAACACCTCGCTGGCGGCTTTGGCGCGAGAATTCGACCGCTTCGGCAGCATTCGCACTATCGATTATATGAAAGGGGACAATTTCGCTTACATCCATTACGAGAGCCTGGATGCGGCCCAGGCGGCATGTGCACAGATGCGAGGTTTCCCTCTGGGCGGACGCAGGCTGCGTGTTGACTTCGCCAAAGCAGAGGAGACACGAGCGTACCCTCAGCAGTACGCGCCGCCCATCCCTCTGCCCCCACATTTTGATATTCTAGCCGAAAGCTTTCGCCACCGGAGCCTGGAGCGGGAAATCCGAGCACGAGCCCGCTCACCTTCCCATCCTCTTTATGCAGAAAGAGAACGAGAACGTGACCGAGCGGTTCCAGAACGAGACTGGAGTCCACCGAAAGGTACAGAGCGGAGAAGTAATCCAGAAGCTTTTGGTCGTACGAGAGCACGCAGTCGTAGCAAAGAGCGCTGGGCAAAAGGCTGGGAGGAAAGACGCAAACGTCGGAGTAGGAGTCGGAGCGCCACTCCTGCCGAACAGCACGAGGAAAGGGGGCGTTCTAGAGTTAAAGCAGTTCCTCCAAAAACTCCAGACGACAGTCCTGAACGAAATCGCGGCCGTCTCCCTGACTCCACGTCCGATCCGCATGACAACACGCCTGACAGCAGTCGCCATTCAAGCGACGAACGTCCGACACAGGACGCCCGGAAAGCTGCAGATCCCGAGCGCAACCATCGCAAAACCGACACAGAGCCAGATTCGCACTCCGAAAAGCCCAAAAGCGAACCCAAAAAGCCCAGCACGCTCTCCGAATACGCCCAAACCCTCAGCCGAGTGTGGCACGGTTCGCTTGTTCTAAAAAACAGTTGCTTTCCTACTAGCATGCATCTCCTCGACGGAGGAGCCAACTTCTTCCTTTCGCTTCTGAAGGACCAGACGGACAGCGGCAAAATCACACAGCTCAAGATCGCTCAGCGGCTGCGGCTCGACCAACCCAAGCTGGACGAAGTGAGTCGGCGAATCAGGCTGGGCGGTGCCGACGGCTACACCGTCCTCCTGGCTGTCCAGGGACCCATGGATCGCGACTCGCCTCCGCCCGACGGGCTTCAGAAGCGCTTCCTTCGCAACCTGGTGACCTACCTCAGGAGCAAACAAGCAGCTGGGGTCATCGGTCTTCCTTTAGGCGGCCCGAAAGAACGCGAGACAGGCGGGATGCTGTACGCGTTCCCACCTTGTGACTTCTCTCAGCAATACCTTCAGACTGTTCTCAAAACTTTGGGCAAAGTGGAGGAGGAGCATCTGGTTGTTGTGGTGGTTAAAGACTCGACTCAGCCCTAA
- the manf gene encoding mesencephalic astrocyte-derived neurotrophic factor, with translation MFSLSGLSVALVFALVPSSSEALKDGDCEVCLNFLGKFYQSLKDNDVQFTSDAIEKSLVKACKDAKGKENRFCYYIGATSDAATKIINEVSKPLSYHVPVEKVCEKLKKKDSQICELKYDKQVDLSTVDLKKLKVKDLKKILDEWGESCKGCAEKSDFIRKITELMPKYAPNAAKARTDL, from the exons ATGTTCAGTTTGAGTGGACTTTCCGTGGCTCTTGTGTTCGCTCTCGTGCCGAGCAGCAGCGAGGCTTTAAAAGACGGAGACTGCGAAG TATGTTTAAACTTCCTGGGAAAGTTCTACCAATCACTAAAAGACAACGATGTACAGTTTACCAGTGACGCCATTGAAAAATCTCTGGTCAAAGCCTGCAAGGACgcgaaaggaaaggaaaatcgATTC TGCTACTATATTGGAGCCACAAGTGACGCGGCTACAAAAATCATCAACGAGGTCTCTAAGCCGCTTAGTTACCACGTGCCAGTGGAGAAGGTTTGcgaaaaactgaagaaaaaagacAGTCAGATCTGTGAACTGAAGTACG ATAAACAAGTAGACTTGAGCACAGTGGACCTGAAAAAGCTGAAAGTGAAGGACCTAAAGAAGATCCTGGACGAATGGGGAGAGTCTTGTAAGGGATGCGCCGAGAAATCAGACTTCATCCGTAAAATCACCGAGCTCATGCCCAAGTATGCCCCGAACGCCGCCAAGGCACGGACTGACCTGTAA